From the Xiphophorus couchianus chromosome 11, X_couchianus-1.0, whole genome shotgun sequence genome, the window CCAATTTTACAGAGATTACCTGAAGTTCTCTCCACGGTTCGCTCTCTGCCTCTGCGATCTGAAATCCAAGCGTCTAAATCCATCCTGCGGCTCAATGGTCCCATCTGCTGGTCAAACGTGGAACAGAAATGTGTACAGGCTAAACTTATTGTTTaccataaatacacaaataaatgtttatctaACCTTTCAAATGAAATAGCCATGTTGTTCATCAATACAAAATCAACAATAATGacgtaaaaaaacgacatgtaaGCATAATTACTCACCAGAAAATGCTGAGTATATGCTCAGATTAGCATAAACTTTAGCTCAAGCGCTACAGAAATTATGAAGCTAATGTTTCCGATCTAAAGGGAAACAGTATGCTGCCTATGCTAGCTTATAATACagacaaaacatattttgaagtgTGAATGAGAGTgaaatatttgtagaaaaaaaaaacatgtcacgATACCTGCCTGGTTTGCCCCTGAAACCTGCAGATCTCTTTCAACAAATCATCCCTGCTGCTGGGCTAATGTCTCCTCCCTGACTTTGCTCTTTCTGTTGTTCcaataaagatttcttttaaatatgtgaaaagcaAGAGTCGTAGACATGAATACGTAGACGCCTCATGGAGcgctaacatttatttattattaacagaaatcaaatagctaaaaaaacaaacttcggCTCCTTTTTTCCTTCGCCGCTCTGTGGTTCACGCTGTCACTGTTGCTGGGCAACATAGATTACGCTGAGGCGGAGGCTATGCAGCTAGCTAAAGGCTAAACCTGTCCGAATTCATAGCTTCTCTCTTTCGGTTGTCGATATTCGCGGTCTTCGAAGGACCCGGATGCAGACCCTGAATTCGAACACAGCTTTTAACATAAGTCTAGGAGAtgtatggaagcccgtttccgccactctgttaaaaattttttaaaaaaagaatctttttttttaaatttttttacagagtggcagaaacgggcttccatagaAACGTGACTTATTGCGTGAGAACATAGAATTCCGCGGGTTTGAAACGTCGTTCACATGTCATAGGCATCAATTAAAGACTTCAAGGTCTTTAATTGCTTCTCTTTCTCTAACCATCACTTTGCACTCCTTTGTCACAGAGCCCGGATCAGTACTTGTTGTTCTTGCTATTTTAGCTTTATGGTTATCATTAGCATATTGAGTCACTAGCCTGTAGATACTACCAGTAGGACGTAGGTTATCGCTAGCATGTTGACTAACACAAAATTACTCCATTTAGTATGCTAACATTAgtgtataaattaaaattattcaaaattctAAGTTTAGCTTAATTGATGCAAGTAATATCAACATGCTAGTGACTCAATATGCTACTGATAGCCATCCTGCTAACATTAGGCATGTAcgtaaaataagtattttacaTAGTTTCATATTTATTAGCAATTATTGCCATATTTATTACCATACTGAATGGATTAAGTCAATGTAGGTAAACATGCTGGTGACATCACATGTGCTACTGACATCATTCAGTATGCTAATATTAgtgtataaattaaaatgatccaaAGTGCTAAGGTTAGCTTAAATGCTGTCGGTAACATGTGTGGCACCAACATGTTAATTTACAGTGACTTAATCCATCCAGTATGATAAACATAGCTAATGCAtatgaaattatgtaaaatgccTTGTATTTCAGATACAAGGCTAATATTAGCATGAGGGCATGGGGTTGCCACCCGTCCCCTTAAATATGAAATCATATTTGGCTGTTAAATGTTGCGTGAACTGATACGATTCGTTCCGTATTTCTATAAATGTCCGATACACACGCCTATCACACACATATCAACACTAAGCGAGACaataattaccaaaataaaacacaggaaatattaaggtcagctaaattgtaGTGGCGGAACCATAGACATTAATACGTCTATGACAAGAGTGAGGACATCTGCAGACAAATAAAAGGGGATTGGGTTTATGCAAAGCATTAAATAGCCTGCAAATAACGCAACAGGCAGAGGTAGCAAGAGTAAcattacttcaacatatttttactcaagtaaaagtaaaccTTTCCAAGAAATGACTTAGGTaagagtaaaacaaacatatttggtaaaaagacTATACTCAAGTACTAACTGCTAgtcttatttaatatttttttaaatgtcataaataGGTAAAACAAAGTTATGTGTAAAGTTTGATATATTAAaggctaaaatattttttatgacaaataaatacaaaataatgcatTCCGACAGAATAAACcctgttttgagttatttttataatattaatctttacataaaattattaattaaagtAGGTAATGTGTATATTAAAACAGTAATGCTCTTCCACTGACAATGTATAgtctttgttgtattttattaatctCCAAATGGCACAGCAGAtagaaataacattaaaacagtaAAGCTGCTGCACCTTTAGAGAACAAAGTTTCATCTAGCCTACGTGTTGGCACGATGACAATAAAGTTCCACTtgacttgaaaatattttataaaaatgacaaaacttttCCCAAACTGATGGGCTGTAATATTTGCTTCAGTAGAattcatggatttttttccttttttggcaTTATGTTATGAtaacacatataaaaaaaacaacaacaacaaaaagagtgGAAAACAAGTCCTTTTTATCCTGACTGGTGTGAACAAGTCTTGAATCTAACAGTCTAATCTAACTTAGTAAAGTTCtaaaactgtttacatttttttgtcctttgCTGCCACCCTTTGGCACTTGAACTTTACTGCAGCACTCTGttgattttataataaaatatggtTCATATGTGTGAAATCTGGCTAACCCGGTAACTGTAGTATTCTCTTCTCTGATTATTATTCCAGTTTTCCAGACATCCTGGTCTTTGGCAAACTGTAACCTCGGCTTTATGGATTTCCTAGAGAACAGATATTTAATTCTTGCACACCTCTCATAAAATGTAAACGTGTGTAGCCTCTTTCTGATGGTCATGCACTTTCCTGCCAGAAGTAGTAAGAGCCTGTTGTAGACTTCTTTTAGAATTTTTCCTTCTGCTCTTACAGTGAAGTTATTTGGACAGCCAGACTTGTGCGTGGTATAGGTCGCtttgaatattttcaacttGTGGGCTATTTTCTGTACAGTTGGATGgttaattacaaatttttctAACACATTTAAATGCCTTGCCAGACTCATGAGTAGTCACCATAGAATGCCTGCTAACGATGTTGTAATTGTGTGCTCCTAATCTGACACACCCTTTGAgtatttttagctattttaatTCAGAATAAATGCGGGATTCACCTTATTTAAAGTGACTAAAAATCCCTTGTTTTCTGCCTAGGTAAAAgtagcttttcttcttttcttcaattttgataaactatttaaattctTTGAAAGTTTTGGTCTTGTTCTAATTTATACTATCCACATGTCCACTTTATGTTAGATAAAATAATTAGGCGATGGTTGGCTGTCGTAAAATTTCACTCTCCCTATAATTATAGGTCCAATTTAAGTTGTAGATATGTGTATTGTAGGATTCACACATTCagaaattaatcattaaaataaatcaagcaaattgATAGGATGGAGAAATTTAGTGTTAAGGTTCTCTTTCTATTGCATAAGTTTACTCTTTGTCTACCTAAGGATTTTGCAagctaaaaacatttacaacttAATTTACTTCTTTGGCCTGAAAGCAGGTAGTGCTAACGATAACAGCGCATCCCTAAATATACAACAGAACAACAGAGATTATattcaaaactttattaatttcAAACAGAACTGATATGCATTTAAGAGATGTTGAAAACAGTAACTTCATCTAAGTGCAGGCCATAGCGTTACAGCTGTATATTTAAATGCAGAGAGCCGTGGGAGAGAAGCAACAGAGTCCACAGGCTTCTCAGTTTCTGTTCCAGTTGAGGGGGTTCTGGATCCCACCTGCATGTCATCACCACAGCGCACATTCCTAAGGTAACTACTGCTGTATCAAAGCTGTCACAGTAAATCAGAGGTCCTGCTGCTGTCATTTGCATAGAGTTGCATGTAAAGGCCTACAATGCCACATTTGTTTTGACACACTGACGGCTTTAATAAAAGATTGTTAATATTATTGTcataatgtaattttaaaaatttctatttaaaaaaaaaaaaacaactcacagTAAAATTACTTAAAGTTAGCAGAGAAACTTCACCcactttaaatttattattattattgtgaaatCCTATAATTTGGCTAAatcttttataaatgtttccaaagtcACAGAACAACCCAGGCACAGTAAAAACTGGACTTTAAATGTATCAATTTCTCCTACTGATGGGTGAAGCGAATCTGCAGAACAAATCAATCtctatgtaacttttttttgttttgtaaaaaatgtttttacgttTTGCTTTTTGCAGAGAACTGAACAGCTCTATGAACTAGTGAACCAgaactaaataataaagatcagtcagcttaaaaataataaggaaaaaaatataaataaataaataatgtatgaTTTGGTTGCCAGCGATGACGGCATCCGCATCCAGTGGCGGTTAAGATATGGGCCACATGGGCAGTAACCCCGGGCGGAGTTAGACAGTGAGGTGCAGGAGGACCATAACAAATTATGATATGACTTTTTTATCTGTCAGTTtcaccttgaactttttttttctattgttttttaaatgtgagtACACAATGGAGACCAAGTTACCTGCTTTTAGCACTGCCTTTTTCCCCCAAACCATAATCTCTGATAATTTCCTGCATTTTGGTTGGTTTTCAGGAGTTATGGTCGCAAATGATGTCAATCAAACTGTGCCAATGCAAGACATCCTCTCATCATTTATTCATGTTAgctggagtttttatttttagctacgCCAAGCGAACAATCTGAAGAAATTTTCTCTTCACAAACTTGCAATGTATTGTTTATCATGgaagcagaaaatgtaacataGCAGCTAACAAACCTGTTGCTAGTCAACAAAGGTTGTTATAGTGGGGGTGGTTGCTTGCCCAGGGCCCCATACATGCAACATCCGCCACTGATGGTCTCACAtttttgtgctgtttgtttttgcttttcttgtgtTGCACTTGCATGAACAATGTGAAAGACAAATCCAATCTGGATTACACatacacaaaaatatacatCTTCTTAAAGAGCCCAGAGTACCCCATTAAAATATTGCTTCAAGCTAGTATTTAAGTTTGAGgcacataatttttttctttacaaagcaATGAGGAAACCATCAGAAAATTACACTTCATTTTACAGTACTGTCTTATTTAGTTTACATGCACCCGTCTTCCAATTTCTAGAGTTAGTATAAGTATTTTTCAAGCCATTATTCTCTTACTATTACTTAAAATTGTACTTTGCAAGGTTTTGATCTCACCATAAAGCAAAACTCTGTTGGAAACTTCCCTGTCTCACAAAAGCTGCAACAATGAAACCATCaccttcctcttttttcttgtGCAATAGACTTGAACTATGAGCCCTCTGCTCAGCTTACTGTCTGACATTTGCAACATCAATAAACCCAATAACATTTAGTTTATGGGTGCTTTCGTCTTTGTTCtaaattagaaatgcattttaataaaatcagtaCAGtacttgtgtttaaaaaaaacaaacaaacactatCCCTCCCAatattacacacacaaaaactgcTGGGTTATTTTTCTACAACCTTAAATGCTGCTGAATTATTGCTGCTTAAACAGAACTTGGGTTATTTTATCCAAAAATTGGCTCAAAAAATTTGACTCAGGGAGGAAGATCGAAGAAGAAACTAGGAACTCTGCCATTCtccatagattttttttagaataatctGATTAGAGTTCACTGAACTTCTTCCACAAGATTAAATAGGAATttgtaagatgaaaaaaaaataatttagaacaaTGTCTATATCTGTAGTGTAGACTATTGTCTTTAGTTTACAGTAGAGAACACATTCAgtcaataaatattacattagccTTCTATCTGCTAAGTATTAGCATTAGCTATGTTCAACAACCACACTTTTACCAAACAATCAGTCACAAAGTCAATATAGACAAGATTTCTTCAACCAATTTTTGGGTAGTGTTGAATATAGGAGAAGGGCTGAGggtttcacattaaaaacaggcaaaaagcTTAAGTTAATTCATactcaaaaacacatttttactgtttttctccttttttcccccaacagtGCCAATTTCCTTTCCTTCTATGCCAAATACATTATAAATTGAGTgatgaaattataaaattttgGATGATCAAGAGATAATTCCTTTACTGAAGACCTGGCAACAATGTTTTTGGTTGGAAAATTTAGGCCCAAGGCGAAAAACTTGTTTTGCTCAATGGCTGGATCAGTCCATATTCAACCCAGGACAGACAGCATAACCTTTATTGAGTTGGCTTTAGCCCAGCAGATTTTACAGTGTAAGGAAGAAGTCTGTTTTCTCTCGAATCTACAGCAACTACTGCTTAGCCCAATCAGGGTAAGCTTGATGGCATTAGCATAGCATGAAATTGGTTTGCAATTAATTTCAGCCCTGACACTACCAGTATTAGTATGAGAAGGTGCGTTTCTTAAAGTATATTTATATCtctttatatattatatttaagcATTAGATCTAAAATCTGGCCCATGTTGCACATGCTCCTATTGCATTAggtatttatttgaaaagcagcaTCCTCTGAATGGTATTCATTTATCTAGATATTGTGAGATTGTCTATCATTTTGATGTAAAAGCTTATTGTCTTGTAACAGTTAAGGGtttaaacactgtttttgcaatatttagCTATCCTACTAAACACTAAAGCTTTTATGCTTTAACAGGCACATGTGTTGTTTTCAAGCAAGGAGGAAATATGGCATGAAGAACTAGGCTGAATTCTACAATACgatatttgcattaaaactgGTTAAAGCCCTCTTTCCTTCGCTAAAACTAAGCATAAGACTAATTTGTGtagaaaaatactaaatatcAACAGAATTATCTGTTTATGCATTATTCTTATGTGAgatttggtgtttattttaagGGGCTTCATTTCATCTgtaattgtattaaattttctCAGCCTAAagcaattaaattaagttttttgttttgactttggaTGAAgaacagtcaaatatttttttaatgcctaAAATGGCAGAAGCTACAGCCTGAGTGGATATTTGGTGGAAACAAACAGTGAGCAACTATGCTAAATGCTAtacaacttgatttttttttactcgtgTAGCTACACATTTTCATAACTTGCACCAGTTCTTagtgacaaaatgaaaacatcatttgtttttgttgctatttgaataattgaaagaaaaaaagggggaattCATTGTGTAAAACATCTCCAAACTGTTTCTGAATAAAGACATTGTAGATCCTGGAGGGAAATTCTTACTTCAGTCAAATCTTCTTGCACAAGTAAGATATATTCTTATACCTAAGGAAGAGTAAGGAGCAATTATGTTGTATGTCAACATAATTGCCATACATTATAAGTTAGAGCAATGGCTCTGTGGCAGAAATTTGAACTGAGTAGTAGCACAAAAACAGGTGTATTAATGAGGGCTGCAttccaaaaactcaaaaatttagaaaataaaacccagatttTGGATCGGATTGTGTCCATGATACTTCTGTGGAATCAGAGGTATGTGCACAGAGTGCTGTGCCTAATTAAAATTCAGGATGCAAAGGGTGGTGTGCTGGACAGTCCACAGttctcagtaaaaaaaaaaaaaaatgctgctaatAGGCTCATAAAAATACGTATGCTGTTTACTTTTTACACCATGGCTGAAACTGATGTTAGAGATTCGGAAACCTCTAATAATGGTaaggaaaacatgcagattGTCTGAAAACATTGTATTCTActcttaaaacataaaaaatctttGGAAAATAGTTTTTGCAAAGTTGTCATGGTTCCGTGACATTGAAAAGTGTTGAAGGAAATGGAAAATCTTAGAGCGGCCTACATTTAGTGGAAAAGGGACATTAATACACCTGTGTGCTTGTCCCACGTcaggcattttttaaattacgaAATAGGTCTGTtagatctgattttatttttcctctacAAATTAATTTCAGGTATACTTTATAATTACTTGCCGTAATGCTTTGTTGCTTAGCTATTCGTCctaaataaattagtttgaaTTAATCACAATTATAACTTAAGCAATGAACAACATAATTGTGTAAAATTTGTATACATTCAATATTTGCACAATCTTAAGTTGTATATCATTTGCACAGTTACCACTTATAGCACATTTGGTATCATTGTGTGCAAATGTATGTTTTCTCATTCAAACCTCATGACCAGAGTTATTAAATTAGACACAATGACCCGtcaacacatttacatttagaaGTCTCAGCAAATATGATCTAAATCTGAGTCATGTTTAAGTTTTACATGGCCCCCGcctcatttcttttttggcGTTGGTTTGGAATCAGCTTTGGATCCTGAGAGGCCGTTCTCAGTGTTGTCGATCCCTGAAGAAGAGACAAGGCACTCCTTACTGCGGTGGGGAGAAGCGAAAAAGGAGGTCGCGTTAGAGCGGCAGAAGAAATCAAAGCACCTCAAAGACAAACTTGCAGCTTTAAGAAAACAACTTCAGCATGTGTACGGCTCACACTGAAATGCCACCGAGCAGCGGTGGTGGCATGTGATGAAACAATACGAAACATTTGCACTATCATTAGAAAATGCCAGGAACTGAAAACTCACTTTTTCTCCTCGAGTTTGGCAAGAACAAAGAGAGTGAAGTTCTTGAGCAACATAAAGGCCATCAGGAACGCAATGGCTCCACCTACAGCTGAGGCTATGATGATGGTCAGCGTGTTGTCCACCACCCTTACTGCAGATATTGagaaagaaatcatttaaaaacatttgaatagaTTATTTATATCtgtgtcataacaaagacatacTCAGAAAAATGGAAAGGGATGATTCAATCagaatatcttttttatttacattccttaaagtcttaaattcttCTTGTTTACCATTTCAATAACATGTGTTACTATTCCCTGTGTAGCATAAACACAACTTATTATTTTCTCCAGTCTGATTCCATTTGTCATCGATGTGGCCCACTTTACTTTATCTCCAGATAATAAATGCATGTTCTGGTTTACTTTTACCTGAGTATGCATATTACTGAAGCATCAACAGAGCCCAGTCGAGTTGCTCCATTTCTGTAAGTTGGCCaatttcaggttattttctTGTGATAAACTAAATGTAGATAAGACTTAACAGTAACAATCAAGACAAATGGAGCAGCaggatgaaaaactaaaactaaaactgataGATCTCGTAATATGTGGGTAAATTAGGCAGTAGTTAAAAATGAATTACCAGCCAGgagatttacataaataaaagttacaccTATATATTATTTAGTATCAATACCAAAACTCTGACAAACAGATGGCAGTCGAGACGCCCAGGGTAACTTTgggagagctgcagagatccacagcttaGATGATACAATCCATGAACAGGATACTAATATGCATTTTAAGTAAgagtaacaagaaaaaaaaaaagatgtgaaagaaATCCTGTTTTAATTTCACCACAAGCCATTTAGAGCAGTCGTCCCCAACCGGTACCAGTctgtggaccaattggtaccgggcagcagaagaaataattaaatatttccgttttatgcattgagtctggaggatcttttattttgagaatCCTATAACCGGtttctctcggttacgtcttgcgcgccaACGTTGatcccacaagcagcaaaatgagtaagaaacagatcaaatgtctttggaaagtttctctGCGAAGGTAaaagagaagagacaggagaaaggatttatcccggtaggttattcccacattccaagctctgcatgatctGGTGACCGGCTCactaatgaggcaatgaagcttcaaactgcttcacTACATAGAGACCAATCAGCCTgagcataagcaacacttccGGTGTCATTGTCTCCCATCACTCCCAGTTGGGACCGTCTCCTAGCAGAGAAACAAGCGCATTGATTTGTCGTTATCGTGAGATGAAATtttcatgaaagtaaaatattcgTTTTTGTGGcacatctgtatcttattttgaagggatatgttaACGtaaccatagcgaccagagtcagagagcctTAGGCCAGCGGTCGAGAcgagtagagcttgtgagtcttaagtctggttcacacggcactTTTTAAGAATTGTCGGCTAATTTAGAGAACAGCAAACATACGGAAGAAGAAGCTGGTCTGGTATAAATATGGCCTGTGTTTGGATATTTTAACTGTAGACTGTGTATTTTCTTATAGCCTCTGCATGTAATCGTTAATTACCAGGTAAAATATAGCAGAGTGTCTGCCATACATCAACAATGTGGTGCAACCTGGGGCCTTGCTCCAACTACAGGACTGTAAAGGTCAAGTTGAGGAAGGACGATAGGGGAGAGTGGATAGTTTAACTTTAGAAGAATCATAGAAAATATGAATCAtatgacaaaacatttgaagaGTTAGCCATCCTGCAAAGAAGAGAGCCTCACTGCATGAGAGGAAGGCACATTTAGGttaaaaatttatgtttttcttttcaaagtttgtATGAAACACATTGAAGTCTGACGCtgtagcaaaatgtaaaaaaaaaaaaaaaaaggtttggcaAGTATGAAACTTTTCTAAATCACTAAATACCAGCAAGAAATGTTGAAGTCTTACATTCATTCACAACAATAAGGTGGAAAACTGTACTGTGGTTCTTGTTCTTCTCTTTGGGATTGCGCCCAAAACACGTGTACAGGCCTCCGTCCTCGAAGGTGATGTTCCATATCAAGATGgagatgttgtttttgtggttcTTTCCAATAAACTCCACTCTCtctctgaatattttcacatcAGGTTCCACGTCCTCTGTTGGTATCACAGCTTCACACACCTGATGGAATCAGCAAGCCGTCAATCGAGCAACAAACTCAACCGTCGAGTTAGCAGACGCTCAATGGAAATAAGAAGGATTTTACCTTTTGCATTGTGCCATTATCATTGTATTGCCAGTTAAAATACAGGTCTTTGATGCCAATGCAGCTGGCATATGTGCAAGGCAACATGACTGTGCTGCCGTTCACTGCTTCCAGGAAGGGAACTTTTCCCACTGA encodes:
- the scn4bb gene encoding sodium channel, voltage-gated, type IV, beta b translates to MEVQWTGVERSKLGSQYAAFTLLLGVWSARGLEMSVGKVPFLEAVNGSTVMLPCTYASCIGIKDLYFNWQYNDNGTMQKVCEAVIPTEDVEPDVKIFRERVEFIGKNHKNNISILIWNITFEDGGLYTCFGRNPKEKNKNHSTVFHLIVVNELRVVDNTLTIIIASAVGGAIAFLMAFMLLKNFTLFVLAKLEEKNKECLVSSSGIDNTENGLSGSKADSKPTPKKK